The Pelodiscus sinensis isolate JC-2024 chromosome 13, ASM4963464v1, whole genome shotgun sequence genome includes a region encoding these proteins:
- the LOC102449336 gene encoding diacylglycerol O-acyltransferase 2-like isoform X2 gives MKTIIAAYSQNRSGSRASVQVALRTLLTVPWPSQWEFRTCIQLLSVLQWVLTFLLMGIVFLVLLIYLVFTSFWPVSALYIAWVIFDWDAPEQGGRRSTWVRNWPVWNHFRDYFPVQLVKTHSLLPSHNYIIGAHPHGILCVGAFCNFITESTGFSEKFPGIRPFLATLAGNFRLPVFREYLMSGGLCPVTRRAIGYLLSQNGSGNAVAIVIGGAAESLACKPGVTTLILKNRKGFVRMALQHGAHLVPAFSFGENDLFQQVVFEEGSWMRGIQKRFQKLVGFAPCVFYGRGLTSIHSRGFLPYPKPITTVREPVTVPRIKEPSHEMVDLYHEMYIRSLLKLFNDHKAKYGLSEADELRIL, from the exons ATGAAAACAATTATTGCAGCCTATTCCCAAAATCGTAGTG GGAGCCGTGCCAGCGTTCAGGTTGCCCTGCGCACTCTGCTCACCGTGCCCTGGCCTTCGCAGTGGGAGTTCCGAACATGCATCCAGCTCCTTTCAGTCCTGCAGTGGGTCCTCACCTTCCTGCTGATGG GAATCGTCTTCCTGGTCCTCCTCATCTATTTGGTTTTCACCAGTTTCTGGCCAGTTTCTGCTCTCTACATTGCTTGGGTAATCTTTGACTGGGACGCACCGGAGCAAG GTGGGAGGAGGTCCACGTGGGTGCGGAACTGGCCTGTCTGGAACCACTTCCGAGATTATTTCCCTGTTCAG CTGGTAAAGActcacagcctcctccccagtCACAATTATATCATCGGTGCACACCCCCATGGGATCCTCTGTGTTGGGGCCTTCTGCAACTTCATCACCGAGTCTACTGGCTTTTCTGAGAAGTTCCCTGGCATAAGACCCTTCCTCGCAACGCTGGCTGGCAATTTCCGGCTGCCTGTCTTCAGGGAGTACCTGATGAGTGGAG GCCTGTGCCCCGTGACACGCCGGGCAATAGGGTACCTGCTGTCACAGAATGGCAGCGGGAATGCTGTGGCCATCGTGATTGGAGGTGCAGCTGAATCACTGGCTTGCAAGCCAGGAGTCACCACATTAATCCTCAAAAACCGCAAGGGCTTTGTTCGGATGGCACTGCAGCATGG GGCACACCTGGTTCCTGCCTTCTCCTTTGGTGAGAACGACCTCTTCCAGCAGGTGGTTTTTGAGGAGGGCAGCTGGATGCGGGGCATTCAAAAGAGGTTCCAGAAGCTGGTGGGCTTTGCTCCCTGCGTCTTCTACGGACGGGGTTTAACATCAATCCATTCCCGTGGCTTCCTGCCCTACCCCAAGCCTATCACCACTGTCA GAGAACCTGTGACGGTGCCTAGGATCAAAGAGCCAAGCCATGAGATGGTGGATCTATACCATGAGATGTATATCCGCTCCCTGCTCAAACTCTTCAATGACCACAAAGCCAAGTATGGCCTGTCAGAGGCGGACGAGCTAAGGATCCTGTGA
- the LOC102449336 gene encoding diacylglycerol O-acyltransferase 2-like isoform X1, translating into MKTIIAAYSQNRSGSRASVQVALRTLLTVPWPSQWEFRTCIQLLSVLQWVLTFLLMGIVFLVLLIYLVFTSFWPVSALYIAWVIFDWDAPEQGGRRSTWVRNWPVWNHFRDYFPVQLVKTHSLLPSHNYIIGAHPHGILCVGAFCNFITESTGFSEKFPGIRPFLATLAGNFRLPVFREYLMSGGLCPVTRRAIGYLLSQNGSGNAVAIVIGGAAESLACKPGVTTLILKNRKGFVRMALQHGAHLVPAFSFGENDLFQQVVFEEGSWMRGIQKRFQKLVGFAPCVFYGRGLTSIHSRGFLPYPKPITTVIGEPVTVPRIKEPSHEMVDLYHEMYIRSLLKLFNDHKAKYGLSEADELRIL; encoded by the exons ATGAAAACAATTATTGCAGCCTATTCCCAAAATCGTAGTG GGAGCCGTGCCAGCGTTCAGGTTGCCCTGCGCACTCTGCTCACCGTGCCCTGGCCTTCGCAGTGGGAGTTCCGAACATGCATCCAGCTCCTTTCAGTCCTGCAGTGGGTCCTCACCTTCCTGCTGATGG GAATCGTCTTCCTGGTCCTCCTCATCTATTTGGTTTTCACCAGTTTCTGGCCAGTTTCTGCTCTCTACATTGCTTGGGTAATCTTTGACTGGGACGCACCGGAGCAAG GTGGGAGGAGGTCCACGTGGGTGCGGAACTGGCCTGTCTGGAACCACTTCCGAGATTATTTCCCTGTTCAG CTGGTAAAGActcacagcctcctccccagtCACAATTATATCATCGGTGCACACCCCCATGGGATCCTCTGTGTTGGGGCCTTCTGCAACTTCATCACCGAGTCTACTGGCTTTTCTGAGAAGTTCCCTGGCATAAGACCCTTCCTCGCAACGCTGGCTGGCAATTTCCGGCTGCCTGTCTTCAGGGAGTACCTGATGAGTGGAG GCCTGTGCCCCGTGACACGCCGGGCAATAGGGTACCTGCTGTCACAGAATGGCAGCGGGAATGCTGTGGCCATCGTGATTGGAGGTGCAGCTGAATCACTGGCTTGCAAGCCAGGAGTCACCACATTAATCCTCAAAAACCGCAAGGGCTTTGTTCGGATGGCACTGCAGCATGG GGCACACCTGGTTCCTGCCTTCTCCTTTGGTGAGAACGACCTCTTCCAGCAGGTGGTTTTTGAGGAGGGCAGCTGGATGCGGGGCATTCAAAAGAGGTTCCAGAAGCTGGTGGGCTTTGCTCCCTGCGTCTTCTACGGACGGGGTTTAACATCAATCCATTCCCGTGGCTTCCTGCCCTACCCCAAGCCTATCACCACTGTCA TAGGAGAACCTGTGACGGTGCCTAGGATCAAAGAGCCAAGCCATGAGATGGTGGATCTATACCATGAGATGTATATCCGCTCCCTGCTCAAACTCTTCAATGACCACAAAGCCAAGTATGGCCTGTCAGAGGCGGACGAGCTAAGGATCCTGTGA